The following coding sequences lie in one Lolium perenne isolate Kyuss_39 chromosome 2, Kyuss_2.0, whole genome shotgun sequence genomic window:
- the LOC127332739 gene encoding uncharacterized protein produces MEAPLLVAALVLLSSTLAASDFCVCRSDQPQAALQKTIDYACGAGADCNFIHEQGPCYNPNTVVAHCSWAANSYFQRKRGTGATCDFTGTATLTTTDPSSSGCPYPSSASGAGTSTTGAGIGTGGATGGTPGTGTGTFTPGAGTGTGMGTTGTTGTAGFGGLGPTGTSNMDTAAAASHHPMAGPVAFLAALLSLLALA; encoded by the exons ATGGAGGCGCCGTTGCTGGTGGCTGCGCTTGTGCTCCTGTCCTCCACTCTCGCCGCCTCTG ATTTCTGCGTGTGCAGGTCAGATCAGCCCCAGGCGGCGCTGCAGAAGACCATCGATTACGCGTGCGGGGCAGGGGCCGACTGCAACTTCATCCACGAGCAGGGGCCGTGCTACAACCCCAACACCGTCGTCGCGCACTGCTCCTGGGCGGCCAACAGTTACTTCCAGAGGAAAAGGGGAACCGGAGCCACCTGCGACTTCACCGGCACCGCCACCCTCACCACCACCGACCCAA GTTCTTCGGGCTGCCCCTACCCCTCAAGTGCAAG CGGAGCTGGAACATCAACGACTGGGGCTGGGATTGGGACCGGAGGAGCAACCGGGGGAACCCCAGGCACAGGCACAGGCACGTTCACGCCCGGCGCCGGTACCGGCACTGGCATGGGTACCACTGGGACTACAGGCACCGCCGGGTTCGGCGGCCTAGGTCCGACAGGCACGAGCAACATGGACACCGCAGCGGCGGCCTCGCACCATCCAATGGCTGGACCGGTTGCCTTCCTCGCAGCTCTTCTCTCCCTCCTGGCACTCGCGTGA